Proteins encoded together in one Marinithermus hydrothermalis DSM 14884 window:
- a CDS encoding ATP-binding cassette domain-containing protein — MIAVTPLIEVRHVDKYFGPVVALKDISMTVYPGEVHCLLGDNGAGKSTLIKIFAGVYPPDRGEMLVEGKPVRFRSPREALDHGIATVYQDLAMIPLMSITRNFFLGREPTRGWGPFRRFDLAFAERVTREEMHKIGIDVRDPNQAVGTLSGGERQSVAIARAVYFGAKVLILDEPTSALGVKEAGVVLRYIAQARARGVGVVFITHNVHHAFPVGDRFTLLNRGRSYGTFKKGEVTREEILTMMAGGEELEALSAELEEFARTDADQESQGLDDATRS; from the coding sequence GTGATCGCCGTGACCCCCCTGATCGAGGTGCGTCACGTGGACAAGTACTTCGGGCCGGTCGTGGCCCTGAAGGACATCTCCATGACCGTCTACCCCGGGGAGGTGCACTGCCTTTTGGGGGATAACGGCGCGGGGAAGTCCACCCTCATCAAGATCTTCGCGGGCGTGTACCCGCCGGATAGGGGCGAGATGCTCGTCGAGGGCAAGCCGGTACGGTTCCGCTCCCCCCGCGAGGCCCTGGACCACGGGATCGCCACCGTGTACCAGGACCTGGCCATGATCCCCCTCATGAGCATCACCCGAAACTTCTTCCTGGGGCGCGAGCCCACCCGGGGGTGGGGGCCCTTCCGCCGCTTCGATCTCGCCTTCGCGGAGCGCGTCACCCGCGAGGAGATGCATAAAATCGGGATCGACGTGCGCGACCCCAACCAGGCCGTGGGCACCCTCTCCGGCGGGGAGCGCCAGTCCGTGGCCATCGCGCGCGCGGTCTACTTCGGCGCGAAGGTCCTGATCCTGGACGAGCCCACCAGCGCCCTCGGCGTCAAGGAGGCCGGCGTGGTCCTCCGCTACATCGCCCAAGCGCGCGCCCGGGGGGTCGGCGTGGTCTTCATCACGCACAACGTGCACCACGCCTTCCCCGTAGGGGACCGCTTCACCCTCCTCAACCGCGGCCGGAGTTACGGCACCTTCAAGAAAGGCGAGGTGACCCGCGAGGAGATCCTCACCATGATGGCCGGCGGCGAGGAGCTCGAGGCCCTCTCCGCCGAGCTCGAGGAGTTCGCGCGCACGGACGCGGATCAGGAATCCCAAGGGCTGGACGACGCGACGCGTTCCTGA
- a CDS encoding ABC transporter permease, whose protein sequence is MARNTDERMRKPSLLRRLLGRPELGSAAGVVLVFSIFAVIAGDRGFLSWLGTVNYLEVSAQLGILAVAVSLLMIAGEFDLSIGSMIGVAGMAIAIPVKLFGWPVWAGVLLAFALALAVGYFNGWLVIRTGLPSFIVTLAALFILRGLTIGVTRLLTHRTIVSGLHPAIQEDPIAPIFTAAPFGVPAAVFWWLGLTAIGAWVLFRTAFGNWIFGAGGDAQAARNVGVPVARVKITLFMGTSFSAALLATLQVLDAGSADVLRGQLKEFEAIIASVIGGNLLTGGYGSVIGASLGALIFGMVRQGFFFTGIDTDWFQVFLGAVLLVAVMFNNYVRKRAVEAR, encoded by the coding sequence GTGGCCCGCAACACCGACGAGCGGATGCGAAAGCCCAGCCTCCTGCGCCGCTTATTGGGACGGCCGGAGCTCGGCTCAGCCGCGGGCGTGGTCCTGGTCTTCAGCATCTTCGCCGTGATCGCCGGGGACCGCGGCTTCCTCAGCTGGCTCGGCACCGTGAACTACCTCGAGGTCTCCGCGCAGCTCGGCATCCTGGCCGTGGCGGTCTCCCTCCTCATGATCGCGGGGGAGTTCGACCTCTCGATCGGTTCGATGATCGGCGTGGCGGGCATGGCGATCGCGATTCCCGTCAAGCTGTTCGGCTGGCCGGTCTGGGCGGGGGTGCTGCTCGCGTTTGCCCTGGCCCTCGCGGTGGGGTACTTCAACGGGTGGCTGGTCATCCGCACGGGGCTGCCTTCCTTCATCGTGACCCTGGCGGCGCTCTTCATACTGCGCGGCCTCACGATCGGGGTCACGCGCCTCCTCACCCACCGCACGATCGTCTCGGGGCTGCACCCCGCTATCCAGGAGGACCCCATCGCCCCGATCTTCACCGCCGCGCCCTTCGGGGTGCCCGCCGCGGTCTTCTGGTGGCTCGGCCTGACCGCGATCGGGGCCTGGGTGCTGTTCCGCACGGCCTTCGGCAACTGGATCTTCGGCGCGGGGGGGGACGCGCAAGCCGCGCGGAACGTCGGGGTGCCGGTCGCGCGCGTCAAGATCACCCTCTTCATGGGGACCTCCTTCTCCGCGGCCTTACTCGCGACGCTCCAGGTGCTTGACGCGGGGTCGGCCGACGTGCTCCGGGGCCAGCTGAAGGAGTTCGAGGCGATCATCGCTTCGGTCATCGGCGGGAACCTCCTCACCGGCGGGTACGGCTCGGTGATCGGGGCGAGCCTGGGCGCGTTGATCTTCGGCATGGTCCGGCAGGGGTTCTTCTTCACCGGGATCGACACCGACTGGTTCCAGGTCTTCCTGGGCGCGGTGCTGCTCGTCGCGGTGATGTTCAACAACTACGTGCGCAAGCGGGCCGTGGAGGCGAGGTGA
- a CDS encoding sugar ABC transporter substrate-binding protein → MKRWVLTVGALLLLGLGFGSAQRIVVVTHGTAADPFWSVVKNGVDQAARDMGVRVEYRAPATFDLVQMSQLIDAAVASKPDALVVSIPDADALGSSIRAAVEAGIPVISINSGFDVFKDLGVLLHIGQEEFIAGKGAGERMKAAGVTRAVCINQEVGNLALDLRCQGFEEGLGGDVEVLGVRGDFTEIKNSVAIFLRNNPDIQGILTLGPVGAEPTLAALEELDLIGKVVFGTFDLGPTVLEALAEGKMSFAIDQQQYLQGYLPIVLLTQYIKYGVLPAEDVIFTGPGFVTPENAAQVIELSEEGFR, encoded by the coding sequence GTGAAACGCTGGGTACTGACGGTAGGGGCGTTGCTCCTCTTGGGCCTCGGCTTCGGGAGCGCGCAACGCATCGTCGTGGTGACCCACGGCACGGCCGCCGACCCCTTCTGGTCGGTGGTCAAGAACGGCGTGGACCAGGCGGCGCGAGACATGGGCGTTCGGGTAGAGTACCGGGCCCCCGCGACCTTCGATCTGGTGCAGATGTCGCAGCTCATCGACGCGGCCGTAGCCTCCAAGCCCGACGCGCTGGTCGTCTCCATTCCCGACGCGGACGCCCTCGGGAGCTCGATCCGCGCCGCGGTGGAGGCCGGCATCCCCGTGATCTCGATCAACTCCGGGTTCGACGTGTTCAAGGACCTCGGGGTCCTCCTCCACATCGGCCAGGAGGAGTTCATCGCCGGCAAGGGCGCCGGGGAACGCATGAAGGCCGCCGGCGTGACCAGGGCCGTCTGCATCAACCAGGAGGTCGGCAACCTCGCCCTGGACCTGCGTTGCCAAGGGTTCGAGGAAGGCCTGGGCGGCGACGTCGAGGTGCTCGGGGTGCGGGGCGACTTCACCGAGATCAAGAACTCGGTCGCGATCTTCCTGCGCAACAACCCCGACATCCAAGGCATCCTCACCCTCGGCCCCGTGGGCGCGGAACCCACCCTCGCGGCCCTCGAGGAACTCGACCTGATCGGCAAGGTCGTCTTCGGCACCTTCGACCTCGGCCCCACCGTCCTCGAGGCCCTCGCCGAGGGCAAGATGAGCTTCGCGATCGACCAGCAGCAGTACCTCCAGGGCTACCTGCCGATCGTCCTGCTCACCCAGTACATCAAGTACGGGGTCCTGCCCGCCGAGGACGTGATCTTCACCGGGCCCGGGTTCGTCACGCCGGAGAACGCAGCGCAGGTGATCGAGTTGAGCGAGGAAGGCTTCCGCTAA
- a CDS encoding M16 family metallopeptidase: protein MKRHVRSLIALGCALVLPAAAQGLEARVHAFTLDNGLRVLMVVEPSAPVIHFNLMFDVGGVDEPPGLGGIAHMVEHMAFKGTASIGSRDPEAEAEALAAVERALDALEAARARDADAAEVRRLEATFQEAREQAQRLAIPNALDNLFSANGAAGLNAGTGYDFTSFVVSLPKNRLELYARVYADVLLNPVFRSFYEERDVVREERRQRSEDDPQGFLFERFLGAAFERHPYGRPLIGSAEEIEGYRTAEAQAFFERFYHPNRAVLVMVGDLEPERDIQVIERFFGAVPQGPEARVPIPEEPPQSREKRITVRYDAEPQLAIGYHKPTYPERDAFVMDVIDALLSSGRTSRLFKRLVLEERLALDVSTSSSFPGARFPNLFLIFAQPRFPNPPEAVEAAVYAELERLKTEPVPERELEKVKNQVRAGFVRALASGPGLAQQLAFYELFLGGWENLLTYADTIQTVTAEEVQAAARRYFVPENRTVAILLPKDASEGGEAP, encoded by the coding sequence ATGAAACGACACGTACGATCCCTGATCGCGCTCGGGTGCGCCCTCGTCCTCCCAGCCGCCGCGCAGGGCCTCGAGGCGCGCGTGCACGCGTTCACGCTGGACAACGGGCTGCGCGTGCTCATGGTGGTGGAGCCCAGCGCCCCGGTGATCCACTTCAACCTGATGTTCGACGTGGGCGGCGTGGACGAACCCCCCGGCCTGGGCGGCATCGCCCACATGGTCGAGCACATGGCGTTCAAAGGCACCGCCTCCATCGGCAGCCGCGACCCCGAGGCCGAAGCGGAAGCGCTCGCCGCGGTCGAGCGCGCCCTGGACGCCCTCGAGGCCGCCCGCGCGAGGGACGCGGACGCGGCAGAGGTGCGCCGGCTCGAGGCCACCTTCCAAGAGGCCCGCGAGCAGGCCCAGCGGCTCGCGATCCCGAACGCCTTGGACAACCTCTTCAGCGCGAACGGCGCGGCGGGATTGAACGCCGGCACCGGGTACGACTTCACCTCGTTCGTGGTCTCCCTCCCCAAAAACCGCCTCGAGCTGTACGCGCGCGTGTACGCGGACGTGCTGCTCAACCCGGTCTTTCGCAGCTTCTACGAGGAGCGGGACGTGGTGCGCGAGGAGCGCCGGCAGCGCAGCGAGGACGACCCCCAGGGCTTCCTGTTCGAGCGCTTCCTCGGCGCGGCGTTCGAACGGCACCCCTACGGAAGGCCCTTGATCGGCAGCGCCGAGGAGATCGAAGGTTACCGCACCGCCGAGGCCCAGGCGTTCTTCGAGCGGTTCTACCACCCCAACCGCGCGGTGCTCGTGATGGTGGGGGACCTCGAGCCGGAGCGCGACATCCAGGTCATCGAGCGGTTCTTCGGGGCGGTGCCCCAAGGCCCCGAGGCGCGCGTCCCGATCCCCGAGGAACCCCCGCAGTCCCGCGAGAAACGCATCACGGTGCGCTACGACGCCGAGCCGCAGCTCGCGATCGGGTACCACAAGCCCACCTACCCGGAGCGGGACGCGTTCGTGATGGACGTGATCGACGCGCTGCTGAGCTCGGGCCGCACCTCGAGGCTGTTCAAGCGCCTCGTCCTGGAGGAACGCCTCGCCCTCGATGTCAGCACGAGCTCGAGCTTCCCCGGGGCGCGCTTCCCGAACCTGTTCCTCATCTTCGCGCAGCCGCGCTTCCCCAACCCCCCCGAGGCGGTGGAGGCCGCGGTGTACGCCGAGCTCGAGCGCCTCAAGACCGAACCGGTTCCGGAGCGCGAGCTGGAGAAGGTCAAGAACCAGGTGCGGGCGGGGTTCGTGCGGGCCCTGGCCTCGGGCCCTGGCCTCGCGCAGCAGCTCGCGTTCTACGAGCTCTTCTTGGGCGGCTGGGAGAACCTCCTGACCTACGCGGACACGATCCAGACCGTGACCGCCGAGGAGGTTCAGGCCGCGGCGCGGCGGTACTTCGTCCCCGAGAACCGCACCGTCGCGATCCTCCTGCCCAAGGACGCGAGCGAAGGAGGTGAGGCCCCGTGA
- a CDS encoding M16 family metallopeptidase — protein MTARTLKAAALAVALAVPALAAPPGVPPDWPDPFAMRFDPIAFTPPEPQRFELPNGIVVYLLEDHTLPLVEGVAYVRASSLLDPPDKVGLAALTADQMRAGGAGDRAPAALDEALEFLAATVEASANPFFAEVRFNTLSDQLPEVLEIFADVLMRPRFDPERLEVARGRMLEAIRRQNDDPVQLAVREFFKRLASGHPAGNTPTEATVQAITRADLVAFHERFYKPNATILALSGDFDSEAVLDALEATFADWKPAAIEYPEIPPFNPRPQPKVYHVPKQLAQSVILIGHPSVYAYTPAYNVLDVANGILGGSGFSSRIVTEIRTKRGLAYATGSSLTQGFTFPGFFFAFSISRADRTGEVIELMLQEIRRIREEGVSAEELERQRSIILNRAVFRFTSPHAVAQRTARAELLGLEPGYYERYLERVQTVTPEEVQAVAQAELRPEEVIILVVGDAALFDRPLEAFGEVEVIQPDE, from the coding sequence GTGACCGCCCGCACCCTAAAGGCCGCCGCGCTGGCCGTAGCCCTGGCCGTTCCCGCGCTCGCCGCGCCCCCCGGCGTGCCCCCGGACTGGCCGGACCCGTTCGCGATGCGCTTTGACCCGATCGCGTTCACCCCCCCCGAACCCCAGCGCTTCGAGCTCCCGAACGGCATCGTGGTGTATTTGCTCGAGGACCACACGCTGCCCCTGGTGGAGGGGGTGGCGTACGTGCGGGCCTCGAGCCTCCTGGACCCCCCCGACAAGGTCGGGCTCGCCGCGCTCACCGCGGACCAGATGCGCGCGGGCGGGGCCGGGGACCGCGCACCGGCCGCGCTCGACGAGGCCCTCGAGTTCCTGGCCGCGACCGTGGAGGCCTCGGCCAACCCCTTCTTCGCGGAGGTGCGGTTCAACACCCTGAGCGATCAGCTGCCCGAGGTTCTCGAGATCTTCGCGGACGTGCTGATGCGCCCCCGGTTCGACCCCGAACGGCTGGAGGTCGCGCGCGGGCGGATGCTGGAAGCGATCCGGCGGCAGAACGACGACCCGGTCCAGCTCGCCGTGCGGGAGTTCTTCAAGCGCCTCGCCTCCGGCCACCCCGCGGGCAACACCCCCACCGAAGCCACGGTGCAGGCCATCACCCGCGCGGACCTGGTGGCCTTCCACGAACGGTTCTACAAACCGAACGCGACGATCCTGGCCCTGAGCGGGGACTTCGACAGCGAGGCCGTGCTCGATGCGCTCGAGGCGACCTTCGCGGACTGGAAGCCCGCAGCGATCGAGTACCCGGAGATCCCCCCCTTCAACCCGCGCCCCCAGCCCAAGGTGTACCACGTGCCCAAGCAGCTCGCGCAGAGCGTCATCCTGATCGGGCACCCGAGCGTGTACGCCTACACGCCCGCGTACAACGTGCTGGACGTCGCGAACGGGATCCTGGGCGGCTCGGGGTTCTCGAGCCGCATCGTGACCGAGATCCGCACCAAGCGCGGCCTAGCGTACGCCACCGGCAGCTCGCTCACGCAGGGCTTCACCTTCCCCGGGTTCTTCTTCGCCTTCTCCATCTCCCGCGCCGACCGAACCGGCGAGGTGATCGAGCTCATGCTCCAGGAGATCCGCCGGATCCGAGAGGAAGGCGTGAGCGCGGAGGAGCTCGAGCGCCAGCGCAGCATCATCCTGAACCGCGCGGTCTTCCGCTTCACCTCCCCGCACGCCGTCGCGCAACGCACGGCGCGGGCGGAGCTTTTGGGGCTCGAGCCGGGGTACTACGAGCGGTACCTCGAGCGGGTGCAGACGGTCACGCCTGAGGAGGTGCAGGCCGTCGCGCAGGCGGAGCTGCGCCCCGAGGAGGTGATCATCCTGGTGGTGGGGGACGCGGCGTTGTTCGACCGGCCCCTGGAGGCGTTCGGGGAGGTGGAGGTCATCCAGCCCGACGAGTGA
- a CDS encoding pyridoxal phosphate-dependent decarboxylase family protein, whose amino-acid sequence MHEEKELRERSAPIELAPDAFRALGHRLVDEIADFLVSLADRPVTPADPPQAVWAAVGERNLPETGQPPGVLLDRAARLLFQHSLLNGHPRFWGYIIGAPAPIGALADCLAAAVNPNCGGWDLAPVASAIEAQTVRWIAQLVGYPEDTGGLLVSGGNMANFIGFLAARRAKAPWDVRQQGMNAPGAPPLRVYASTETHTWIQKAADLFGLGTDAIRQVPTDAAHRMDPAALNRRIQEDRKAGACPFLVVGTAGTVSTGAVDPLPELAAVCQEHNLWFHVDGAYGAPAACAPEAPADLAGLALADSVAIDPHKWLYVPVEAGCVLVKHPDALRDTFSYRPPYYHLDPDEAVIHYYEHGPQNSRGFRALKVWLALQQAGREGYRRMIQEDTRLARALYRLADAHPELEAGTHNLSITTFRFVPADLEVGTPRVEAYLNTLNEAILDRVKRSGAAYISNAVLAERFVLRACVVNFRTTLGDLEALVALVVRLGRELDAALRPAAL is encoded by the coding sequence ATGCACGAGGAAAAGGAGTTGCGGGAGCGTTCCGCCCCGATTGAGCTGGCTCCGGACGCGTTCCGCGCATTAGGGCACCGGCTTGTGGACGAGATCGCGGACTTCCTGGTTTCGCTGGCGGACCGGCCCGTGACGCCCGCCGACCCGCCGCAGGCGGTGTGGGCGGCGGTGGGGGAACGGAACCTGCCCGAGACGGGCCAGCCGCCCGGCGTGCTCCTGGATCGGGCGGCCCGCCTGCTCTTCCAGCACTCGCTGCTGAACGGCCACCCCCGGTTCTGGGGGTACATCATCGGGGCTCCCGCACCCATCGGGGCCCTCGCGGACTGCCTGGCCGCCGCCGTGAACCCGAACTGCGGGGGGTGGGATCTCGCGCCCGTCGCGAGCGCGATCGAAGCCCAAACCGTGCGGTGGATCGCCCAGCTCGTGGGGTACCCCGAGGACACCGGGGGGCTCCTCGTGAGCGGGGGGAATATGGCGAACTTCATCGGGTTCCTCGCCGCGCGGCGCGCCAAGGCCCCCTGGGACGTGCGGCAGCAGGGCATGAACGCGCCGGGCGCGCCGCCGCTACGGGTGTACGCCTCCACGGAAACGCACACCTGGATCCAGAAAGCCGCGGACCTCTTCGGCTTGGGGACCGACGCGATCCGCCAGGTCCCCACGGACGCCGCGCACCGCATGGACCCCGCCGCGCTTAACCGCCGCATCCAGGAGGACCGCAAGGCCGGGGCCTGCCCGTTTCTGGTGGTGGGCACCGCCGGCACGGTCAGTACCGGCGCGGTGGATCCCCTCCCCGAGCTTGCCGCGGTCTGCCAGGAGCACAACCTGTGGTTCCACGTGGACGGCGCGTACGGGGCCCCCGCCGCGTGCGCGCCCGAGGCCCCAGCGGACCTTGCGGGTCTCGCCCTCGCGGATTCGGTCGCGATCGATCCGCACAAGTGGCTGTACGTCCCCGTAGAGGCCGGGTGCGTCCTGGTAAAGCACCCCGACGCCCTCCGGGACACCTTCAGTTACCGCCCCCCGTACTACCACCTCGACCCGGACGAGGCCGTGATCCACTACTATGAGCACGGCCCCCAGAACTCCCGCGGCTTCCGCGCCCTCAAGGTCTGGCTCGCCCTGCAGCAAGCGGGCCGGGAAGGGTACCGGCGCATGATCCAGGAGGACACGCGCCTCGCGCGCGCCCTGTACCGGCTCGCCGACGCCCACCCCGAGCTCGAGGCGGGCACGCACAACCTCAGCATCACCACCTTCCGCTTCGTGCCCGCGGACCTCGAGGTGGGCACGCCCCGCGTGGAGGCGTACCTGAACACGCTGAACGAGGCGATCTTGGACCGCGTGAAGCGAAGCGGTGCGGCGTACATCTCGAACGCGGTGCTCGCGGAACGGTTCGTGCTCCGGGCGTGCGTGGTAAACTTCCGCACGACGCTGGGGGACCTCGAGGCGCTCGTGGCGCTGGTGGTGCGGCTCGGGCGGGAGCTCGACGCCGCGCTGCGCCCCGCGGCGCTGTGA
- a CDS encoding AbrB family transcriptional regulator: MTHLVYAALWGVAGGLLAMRLQFPGGAVVGAMLGSGLYNLLAPVRAVAPPALETGVQIAVGIVVGLSFNRELLAVARALLPWALLGTLAFLGLGVLLAFAAARFGGITLVTGLFGFSPGGISGMAVLAGTEGANPAAVALFHFVRVVALFILVPLLARLIARLGV, from the coding sequence ATGACGCACCTGGTGTACGCGGCCTTGTGGGGCGTCGCGGGGGGGCTCCTCGCGATGCGGCTTCAGTTCCCGGGCGGCGCGGTGGTGGGCGCCATGCTCGGCAGCGGCCTATACAACCTCCTCGCGCCCGTGCGGGCCGTGGCCCCTCCCGCCCTGGAGACCGGCGTGCAGATCGCGGTGGGGATCGTGGTGGGCCTGTCCTTCAACCGCGAGCTCCTCGCCGTGGCGCGCGCCCTCCTGCCGTGGGCGCTCCTCGGCACCCTCGCTTTCTTAGGGCTCGGGGTGCTCCTGGCCTTCGCCGCGGCGCGTTTCGGCGGGATCACGCTCGTCACGGGGCTCTTCGGCTTCTCCCCGGGCGGGATCAGCGGCATGGCGGTCCTGGCGGGCACCGAGGGCGCGAACCCCGCGGCGGTCGCGCTGTTCCACTTCGTCCGCGTGGTCGCCCTCTTCATCCTGGTGCCGCTCCTGGCCCGGCTCATCGCGCGCCTCGGGGTATAA
- a CDS encoding (Fe-S)-binding protein, with amino-acid sequence MRVALFVTCLGDQFFAEAAADAVRLLRALGVEVDFPRDQTCCGQPAYNAGYRREALQMARHTLRVFEHAEYVVLPSGSCTATLRAFYPELLREDASAYRAATDLAQRTYELSEFIVRVLGVTELGKGLEGRRVAYHHGCHALRELGLREEPLTLLRNAGAELVDWEAAEECCGFGGLFSVKLPEVSLAMADRKLDTLPAPDLLTSADGGCLLHLAGRLEHRGRSVPVQPLASVLWEAHRGG; translated from the coding sequence ATGCGCGTAGCGTTGTTCGTGACCTGCTTGGGCGACCAGTTCTTCGCCGAGGCCGCGGCGGACGCGGTGCGGCTCCTCCGGGCGCTGGGGGTGGAGGTGGACTTCCCGCGGGACCAGACCTGCTGCGGCCAACCCGCCTACAACGCCGGGTACCGCCGCGAGGCCCTCCAGATGGCCCGCCACACGCTGCGGGTCTTTGAGCACGCGGAGTACGTGGTCCTGCCCTCCGGGAGCTGCACCGCCACGCTGCGGGCCTTCTACCCCGAGCTGCTCCGGGAGGACGCCTCCGCCTACCGCGCGGCCACGGACCTCGCCCAGCGCACCTACGAGCTCAGCGAGTTCATCGTGCGGGTCCTCGGCGTCACCGAGCTCGGGAAGGGCCTCGAGGGTCGCCGCGTCGCGTACCATCACGGGTGCCACGCCCTGAGGGAGCTCGGCCTGCGCGAGGAGCCCCTGACCCTGCTGCGCAACGCCGGGGCCGAGCTCGTGGACTGGGAGGCCGCGGAGGAGTGCTGCGGGTTCGGGGGGCTGTTCTCCGTGAAGCTCCCGGAGGTCTCCCTCGCGATGGCCGACCGCAAGCTGGATACCCTGCCCGCGCCCGACCTCCTCACCTCGGCGGACGGCGGTTGTTTGCTGCACCTCGCCGGTCGCCTCGAGCACCGCGGCCGGTCCGTTCCCGTCCAGCCCCTCGCGAGCGTCTTGTGGGAGGCCCACCGTGGAGGTTAA